In the Glycine max cultivar Williams 82 chromosome 6, Glycine_max_v4.0, whole genome shotgun sequence genome, ACAATCCAAATCTTTGAAAATCAAACACCcttttaatagttttatttccaagtttacatatttattttggttcttAAACATTTATACTACaagttcattttatattttatctagtAAGTAAAAAGTGTATGAATTGTCAAAGATTGAACAAGTTCCTTGGAAAACAATACTTTGACtttccattttatattacttgtacAATTTGATATAATTGTCAAAGATGTAACAATTGTCAAGCCCTACATGGAATCTTAGTAGTTATGGTAAAAAATTGAGTGTGTTTGCGTAGGAGTTATATCAAACATAACGGTGTTCAACTCAAAGCAAGCCTCCCCTTGATAATTGCTACTTCATTTCTACATTGCAAAATGAAAAACTCTTGTTCAACGTGATTTGAAGGATTATTCAAACACACAAGAAGTTATAACTAGGTTATGTTTAAATTTGTGTTTACTTTTATTCATTGACAATGTCATGTGAGAGTACAATTCACTTGAATATGTCTCGGAAAAACGAAATTGTTATAAGAAGAATTTGCTTTCTATACAAATTGTtataaaacaaacacacataATGATTTTAACCATCCAGTTTgataagaataaattattttctagcTATGAAGTGAATGCAAGAGGAATTCAAGGATATTTGGAACTTCAATGGAATCAAGATCTTCTTAACATCCAGAAACTTATATATCTTACCATGAGAGGAAATCACATTATCACTTACCCCACTCCACTATTATGGGATATATTTCATGCAGTTGTATTAGTGTTCTTccacacatatattttttttctaaagataAGCTTGAAATTCACTAAAGAACTGCAtctaaattttgtctaaaactaAATTCTCAATTAAACTATAATCCCATTTATTGAAATTGAAGGACACATGTTCTTACAAAAGATAATTCTTAATGTAACTTAAGAGTTTGATTGATGTCATCAGCAATAGCCTCAGCATCCATTTTGACTCCAAATAAGCCTCTGTTTGACAGTCCTGCACAATATAATCCACGATCACCCTTCCAATGGTttggaaaatcattttttgGCATCCCCTCATCATTTAGAATGTATTTGTAGTCCTGCAATAAACATCAATCAATTTAGTGAGTTCAAATTGTACTTAACTTTTTGTTTGAAGAAATGGACATATATTCTTTGTTTTGGCAACATAGACAaggagtaaaaaaattaaagcccATTTGAGAGAtgtggaaaaagaaaagaaaatgaacaaaaacgtattaataaatacaatttaaatGAAAAGTGCTAAAAGTACTATTCGTACCTTAAGCCACTTATTAGCCACGCTTATGTAACCAGTAGCAAAAACGATTACATCAAACTTCTTTTCCACATCATTTCCAAAGATGACCTTCTTGTTTTCAATTCTCACTATATGAGAAGGAATTACCTGTAGGGAGCACAAATTAATATGAAGAAAAATCCAGAAATACCCATATTAAAGTGATGTTTAGTATTGAAAATTTTTCATTGTCAAATGATTCtcgaaataatattttcaaaattaaggttatgaaaaaataaaaataaaatattttcttaaaataatatacttactgtcaattattattagaaagtttcataaattaatacttaattatcatgaaaaaaaactttttcactAGTTCATAAAGTAACATTCTCAAGAATCTtttgtaaccaaaaaaaaatctcgAGAATATtgtgtttaaaaatatatttattcttttactaaatatgaaaaaaaaaatctttgaaatgAAGCCACAACTTGTATTCTTTCTCATGtcctttttcttatcattttgaTTGCATTAACGggacaaataatttattttgggcTTATGTTATGTATAACATGGTTGTAAGTTCTAAGTACCTTAATTGCTCCCTCCTTAATCCTTCGAATGGTTCCAACATCGATAACGGGAGCCCTTCCAGTAATAAACTTAAGCTGAAAGGGTCCTTTTTTGGGCTGATAAATTCCATACTTAGATAGATCACCATATTCCATGTTTGCCAAAGAGGTAATGATAGTGTCCACAACATGAATGGGCAAATGCTTCATCATACGCATGCCTTCATTGATCAATTCTTTGGTGAAGACATGAACCTACAAATcagaaacatttttattttcataaacaaTTAGTGTAAATAAAAGTTGTTGCATACAACTTATGTATGTGTATCCTCAccagattaaaaataaaaaaagagatttgGCATCCAAATATAATTAGCGAGATAAAATTGTACTAAAATAAACTCAATCAATATTTTATGGGCTAGTGGTTAATTAAATGATCAACCCGATGAAAAATATGttcaatctaaaaaataatgatgtctctctcatgctttttgcaaaacaCTACTTGAGTCAAGGATATTAAATACATCATAAGTATCATTATCACTGGGATAGCTAGAACTCGtcatacaaatataatataatcatgaAAATCAGGAACGGATCCTGTGGGATGAGAGGGCATcaaccataaaaaattaaattacattttttctcATGAGATGTATGAGTGTATCATGTTATTTTCACTTCTCTTATGTTAAAATACATTATCTCTCATCAAATATATGAGTATTAACGGTGTCTTTAAttctttcttatataaaatacaaaataaattataaatttcccCCCAAAAGATGCAAGCATTACATTGCTTCCTCCTCttatattgaaatatataatttaccctatttaatttaatatcattaaaacattctttaaaaaactcaaattaaatatatactaaaatatataattattaaatttttaataaaaaaactgtaattatatatttttaataaaagtattttatataattagaataaaatcaattttctataaaaacactttttattaaatcacataaattgtttttttcttttgaaattaaaataaaccaaTCCttttaactaaaagaaaaagggaaaaactaTTTATGGTATACAAAACAATAtccaaaaaaactaaaacatggTCTACAAACTAGAAACTTAATTATGCCcgcacacacatatataaataatatccCAACATGGATATATATAGTGGGTAAAAGAAATACCGGATTTCTGATGAGAATAGAAGTGTTTGCACCCCAGTCATTGAGATCGTAAGCAATCTCCATTCCAGAGTTACCGCACCCAACTACCAAAACCTCTTTGGATTCATATTTTGAACCCGATTTGTAGTATTTGGAGTGCATTATCTCTCCTTCAAAGCTTTCTAGTCCATGCACATCAGGAATATACCCTTCACTATTTTCACCCGTGGCAATCACAAGAAACTTAGCTACGTAAATTTCCCTTGTGCCTTCAAGAGTGTTCTTTGCTTCGACCCTCCACTTGTTTTCAACTTCATCATACGCAGCAAATTCAATGAAACGACAATAGAGAGGGTTTATGTTGAAACGGGCAATGTATGAGTCAATGTATTGAACAAACTCATCTTTGGATAGGAAGGTTGGGGATGAGGGTGAGTGAGGCATGAGAGGCAAAGCACAAAACTCGCTAGCAAGATGAAGCTTTAATCTATCATAAGCATTTTTCCTCCAAAGAGAGGCACTACAATCATCTTTCTCTAGTATTATGTGAGAGATAGAGTTTTGTGATAGACATGCAGAAATTGCAAGGCCAGAAGGACCTGCACCTGCAATTATAACTGATACTTCCTCCATTTTGTTGATTAACAATGACTTTctattgttttgtatttttagagCAAGAAGGGCTTGTAATATTTATATACACATG is a window encoding:
- the LOC100805817 gene encoding probable indole-3-pyruvate monooxygenase YUCCA10 — translated: MEEVSVIIAGAGPSGLAISACLSQNSISHIILEKDDCSASLWRKNAYDRLKLHLASEFCALPLMPHSPSSPTFLSKDEFVQYIDSYIARFNINPLYCRFIEFAAYDEVENKWRVEAKNTLEGTREIYVAKFLVIATGENSEGYIPDVHGLESFEGEIMHSKYYKSGSKYESKEVLVVGCGNSGMEIAYDLNDWGANTSILIRNPVHVFTKELINEGMRMMKHLPIHVVDTIITSLANMEYGDLSKYGIYQPKKGPFQLKFITGRAPVIDVGTIRRIKEGAIKVIPSHIVRIENKKVIFGNDVEKKFDVIVFATGYISVANKWLKDYKYILNDEGMPKNDFPNHWKGDRGLYCAGLSNRGLFGVKMDAEAIADDINQTLKLH